In Struthio camelus isolate bStrCam1 chromosome 22, bStrCam1.hap1, whole genome shotgun sequence, one DNA window encodes the following:
- the DDX25 gene encoding ATP-dependent RNA helicase DDX25 isoform X1 → MGSAAGGAQGLAPRLSGLRAPRRGRRDLSVRRRERGYGSDEEEEEGDRVDLAESSLLNKLIRTSLVESSHHVEILQQDPTSPLFSVKTFEELPLKNELLRGIYNMGFNRPSKIQETALPMMLAHPPQNLIAQSQSGTGKTAAFVLAMLSRVNAAERYPQCLCLAPTFELALQIGRVIEKMGQFCVSIKVTYAIQGNRVPHGTMLEEQIVIGTPGTVLDWCFKRRVLNLKKISVFVLDEADIMIDTQGFSSQSIRIQRVLPKDCQMLLFSATFKKTVWKFATQIISNPIVIKLRQEELTLSTIRQYYFVCENRVEKYRALCNIYGSITIGQAIIFCQTRKIAEWLSLEMTEDGHQVAMLTAELTVEQRANVIQRFRDGKEKVLITTNVCARGIDVKQVTIVVNFNLPANLKKQPDFETYLHRIGRTGRFGKKGIAFNMVESRNLYLLRMIEEHFQTEIKRLDPDDMDELEKIDE, encoded by the exons ATgggctcggcggcggggggcgcgcagGGCCTGGCGCCGCGG CTCTccgggctccgcgccccgcgccgcggccgccgcgacCTCTCCGTGCGCCGCCGCG AGCGAGGCTACGGGAGCgacgaagaggaggaggaaggagacagag TGGACTTAGCTGAAAGCTCCCTCTTGAACAAGCTCATCCGCACGTCCCTCGTGGAGTCCAGCCATCACGTCGAGATCCTGCAGCAGGACCCCACCTCACCGCTGTTTTCCGTCAAAACCTTCGAAGAGCTGCCCCT gaaaaacgAGCTCTTACGAGGGATTTACAACATGGGCTTCAACAGACCGTCCAAAATCCAGGAGACGGCTCTGCCGATGATGCTGGCGCATCC GCCCCAAAACCTGATTGCGCAGAGCCAGTCGGGGACGGGGAAAACTGCAGCTTTCGTCTTGGCCATGTTGAGCAGAGTTAACGCTGCCGAGAGATACCCGCAG TGCCTCTGCTTGGCTCCAACCTTCGAGCTGGCCCTGCAGATTGGGCGCGTGATTGAGAAGATGGGGCAGTTTTGTGTTAGCATCAAAGTTACGTACGCCATCCAAGGAAACAGAG TTCCTCATGGCACCATGCTGGAGGAGCAGATTGTCATCGGGACGCCCGGCACGGTGCTGGACTGGTGTTTCAAACGCAGAGTGCTCAACCTGAAGAAGATCAGCGTGTTTGTGCTGGATGAAGCCGACATAATGATCGACACTCAGGGCTTCTCAAGCCAAAGCATTCGCATTCAGAG GGTTTTACCCAAGGACTGCCAGATGCTGCTTTTCTCCGCAACCTTCAAGAAGACAGTGTGGAAGTTTGCGACGCAGATCATCAGCAACCCCATCGTAATAAAGCTCCGTCAGGAAGAGCTCACCCTGAGCACGATCAGGCAGTACTACTTCGTGTGCGAGAACAGAGTGGAGAAGTACAGAGCCCTGTGCAACATCTACGGCAGCATCACCATCGGCCAGGCTATAATCTTCTGCCAG ACGCGGAAGATCGCGGAGTGGCTGTCGCTGGAGATGACCGAGGACGGACACCAGGTAGCCATGCTGACGGCCGAGCTGACAGTTGAGCAGCGGGCCAACGTGATCCAGAGGTTTCGCGATGGGAAGGAAAAGGTCCTCATCACCACCAACGTCTGCGCTAGAG GGATTGACGTGAAACAAGTCACCATAGTGGTGAACTTCAACCTCCCCGCCAACCTGAAGAAACAGCCCGATTTCGAGACCTACCTGCACCGCATCGGGCGAACGGGCCGCTTTGGGAAAAAGGGCATAGCCTTCAACATGGTCGAAAGCCGCAACTTGTACCTCTTGCGCATGATAGAGGAGCATTTCC agaCCGAGATCAAGAGGCTGGACCCGGATGACATGGACGAGCTCGAGAAGATTGACGAGTGA
- the VSIG10L2 gene encoding V-set and immunoglobulin domain-containing protein 10-like 2, which translates to MERGLWILCLLPALAGGQPLAAGEAAYEERTVTGVRGRPVELACGPAALAAAVVFWSFAPAPGPPGPPRAVAVGSGGRAALAPGAGALGRPSLRNGTLRLGQLRAAAQGRFLCQALLRERGRLRAAYAAVHLRVLVPVSKPAVRPAAAAVAEGAAAALRCAVREGSAPLRFSWRRGGGGSSAGAAAAAGAAGAAAGRGPALRLAPAARSQAGWYACTARNEVSSRSSEPAYLDVAYGPDAPVISAAAAGGGRRRRLLAAAEGAALVLRCRAASHPPCRYAWLRDGARLQPGATLALARLARGHAGTYACLAENPRLRTRARAALRLAVRRRFPVGFPAPVQSGSQLGSQPHSQSDSQRQSQLASQLGSQPHSQSGSHSSSQLGSQPHSQSDSQVSSQLGSLLRSSLIPSLVPSPIPSLIPSASPNSVPSLGPSAIPNSVPRPIPSLVPTPVPSWVPSRVPSPIPSLIPSSTPNSLPSSIPSPSPSLVPSPIPSSGPSTIPSWVPSWVPSSIPSLIPSSVPSPIPSSSPSTIPSWVPSASPNLVPSWVPSLDPSSIPTRPLGASYLAVPGAAVGMLLAAAAALLAARYVARNRERHPRLHDLLFRTAGPDAAPTDAPSGEDGAEAPAGDVPSASPDAAEPPATVSAAVPP; encoded by the exons ATGGAGCGGGGCCTCTGGATCCTCTGCCtgctcccggcgctggcgggCG gccAGCCgctggcggccggcgaggcggccTACGAGGAGCGGACGGTGACGGGCGTGCGGGGCCGGCCGGTGGAGCTGgcctgcgggccggcggcgctggccgcCGCCGTCGTCTTCTGGAGCTtcgcgccggcgccggggccgccggggccgccgcgggccgtggcCGTGGGctcgggcggccgggcggcgctggcccccggcgccggcgccctgGGCCGGCCCAGCCTGCGCAACGGCACCCTGCGCCTGGGCCAGCTGCGGGCGGCCGCCCAGGGCCGCTTCCTGTGCCAGGCGCTGCTGCGCGAGCGGGGCCGCCTGCGCGCCGCCTACGCCGCCGTCCACCTCCGCGTGCTGG tGCCCGTGTCGAAGCCGGCggtgcggccggcggcggcggcggtggccgagggggcggcggcggcgctgcgctgcgccgtgcGCGAGGGATCGGCCCCGCTGCGCTTCTcctggcgccgcggcggcggcggctcctcggcgggggcggcggcggcggcgggggcggcgggggcggcggcggggcgcgggccggcgctGCGGCTGGCGCCGGCGGCCCGCAGCCAGGCGGGCTGGTACGCCTGCACGGCGCGCAACGAGGTCAGCAGCCGCAGCAGCGAGCCCGCCTACCTGGACGTGGCGT ACGGCCCCGACGCGCCGGTGatcagcgcggcggcggcgggcggcgggcggcggcggcggctgctggcggcggccgagggggcggcgctggtgctgcgctgccgcGCCGCCTCGCACCCGCCCTGCCGCTACGCCTGGCTGCGCGACGGCGCCCGCCTCCAGCCCGGCGCCACCCTGGCCCTGGCCCGCCTGGCCCGCGGCCACGCCGGCACCTACGCCTGCCTGGCCGAGAACCCGCGGCTGCGcacccgcgcccgcgccgccctccgcctCGCCGTGCGCC GTCGGTTCCCAGTTGGGTTCCCTGCTCCGGTCCAGTCTGGTTCCCAGTTGGGTTCCCAGCCCCATTCCCAGTCTGATTCCCAGCGCCAGTCCCAACTCGCTTCCCAGTTGGGGTCCCAGCCCCATTCCCAGTCGGGTTCCCACTCCAGTTCCCAGTTGGGTTCCCAGCCCCATTCCCAGTCTGATTCCCAGGTCAGTTCCCAGTTGGGTTCCCTGCTCCGGTCCAGCCTGATTCCCAGTTTAGTTCCCAGCCCCATTCCCAGTCTGATTCCCAGTGCCAGTCCCAACTCGGTTCCCAGTTTGGGTCCCAGCGCCATTCCCAACTCAGTTCCCAGACCCATTCCCAGTTTGGTTCCTACCCCGGTTCCCAGTTGGGTTCCCAGTCGGGTTCCCAGCCCCATTCCCAGTCTGATTCCCAGCTCCACTCCCAACTCGCTTCCCAGCTCCattcccagccccagccccagtctGGTTCCCAGCCCCATTCCCAGCTCCGGTCCCAGCACCATTCCCAGTTGGGTTCCCAGTTGGGTTCCCAGCTCCATTCCTAGTCTGATTCCCAGCTCAGTTCCCAGCCCCATTCCCAGCTCCAGTCCCAGCACCATTCCCAGTTGGGTTCCCAGTGCCAGTCCCAACTTGGTTCCCAGTTGGGTTCCCAGTTTGGATCCCAGCTCCATTCCCA CCCGGCCCCTCGGCGCCTCCTACCTGGCCGTGccgggggcggcggtggggatgctgctggccgccgccgccgcgctgctggcCGCCCGCTACGTCGCCCGCAACCGGGAGAGGCACCCGC GGCTGCACGACCTGCTCTTCCGAAC GGCCGGCCCCGACGCCGCGCCGACGGACGCCCCGAGCGGCGAGGACGGCGCCGAGGCTCCGGCGGGGGACGTTCCCTCGGCCTCGCCGGACGCCGCAGAGCCGCCGGCGACCGTCAGCGCCGCCGTGCCGCCATGA
- the HYLS1 gene encoding centriolar and ciliogenesis-associated protein HYLS1 isoform X1 has protein sequence MKSRSSSADIMEEMMGPDRYRWAALNDEERLAGAAALALSQLYAEQGDGDSRRGAWALPQYDPYSKASVASGVRPTLPMLLRHKQAEPCVPSSGTSRGTRRLVMKRKVLRRRPDGGVEISDESVASEPETSVESDPEVWNLQQKLLHLSTHLEDSISEGEIESNSSFLDEPSPELFRHRQTPPFLLRDFQSQSSPSSQQDTSAVGQPKSFIPPRLEQLGRNRGKTDRVAKYFEYKRDWEMFRIPGEDQRKELRWGIREQMLYKPDLPSKPQHFYVPNSYIVPTEKKRAALRWEVRCDLANGLIPRKSSSS, from the exons ATGAAG AGTCGATCCAGCTCAGCAGATATCATGGAGGAAATGATGGGACCTGACAGGTATAGATGGGCCGCCCTGAACGACGAAGAGCGGCTAGCAGGAGCGGCTGCTTTGGCTCTTAGCCAACTGTACGCAGAGCAAGGAGATGGCGATAGCCGAAGAGGAGCCTGGGCGCTTCCCCAGTACGATCCCTACAGCAAGGCCTCGGTGGCTTCCGGGGTCCGGCCCACTCTTCCTATGCTGTTACGGCACAAGCAGGCCGAGCCCTGTGTGCCATCCTCTGGGACGTCGAGAGGGACCAGGAGGCTAGTAATGAAAAGGAAAGTGCTGAGGCGGAGACCTGACGGAGGAGTAGAGATCTCTGACGAGTCGGTCGCCAGCGAACCAGAGACCAGTGTCGAGAGCGACCCCGAGGTCTGGAACCTGCAGCAGAAACTGCTTCACCTCAGCACCCATCTGGAAGACAGCATCTCCGAGGGGGAAATCGAGTCAAACAGCAGTTTCCTCGACGAGCCTTCCCCGGAACTTTTTCGCCACCGGCAGACTCCCCCCTTTCTTCTTAGGGACTTCCAGAGCCAGAGCTCTCCCTCTTCCCAGCAGGACACGTCTGCGGTGGGACAGCCAAAGTCTTTCATCCCTCCAAGGTTAGAGCAACTGGGCCGTAACCGTGGGAAAACTGACCGCGTAGCCAAGTATTTTGAATACAAGCGAGACTGGGAGATGTTCCGAATACCAGGGGAGGATCAGCGGAAGGAACTGCGCTGGGGCATTCGGGAACAGATGCTCTACAAGCCTGACCTCCCAAGCAAGCCTCAGCACTTCTACGTCCCCAACAGTTACATAGTGCCTACTGAGAAAAAGAGAGCTGCCTTGCGCTGGGAGGTGCGCTGCGACCTGGCAAACGGTCTCATACCCAGAAAAAGCTCTTCTTCATAG
- the PUS3 gene encoding tRNA pseudouridine(38/39) synthase isoform X2 has product MADETVVADQERLLKRVQDLEEEVKRLQEKLLEGKEGPSVRDAPSAAGKARKRQQRPFDFSAYGRRHVALKIAYLGWGYQGFASQENTSNTIEEKLFEALKKTRLVDDRQTSNYHRCGRTDKGVSAFGQVISLDLRSNLSEGKKLNGHQGDLEGKGSNCEDELRYTHILNRVLPPDIRVLAWAPVEPDFSARFSCLKRTYRYFFPCADLDVALMHAAAQRYVGTHDFRNLCKMDVANGVINFQRTILSAQVTWVDRGAETGLQDPFRLCQFEVTGLAFLYHQVRCMMAILFLIGQRMENPEIIDELLDVAKNPRKPQYSMAVEFPLVLYDCEFENIQWLYDREVQEFNVTHLQQLWANHAVKTQVLRDMLRGLDAAPVATEKGPGNLSTVLWGDMKPPVHNQVSSFVEGVKARTYKPLLDRPKCEGLESRIHHFVQRGRIEMPQGRERETGADPEPKRSHGDATENGDSTEQAPKRVCVDTE; this is encoded by the exons ATGGCAGACGAGACTGTGGTTGCTGATCAAGAAAGACTCCTGAAGAGGGTGCAGGACCTGGAAGAGGAAGTGAAGAGACTGCAGGAGAAACTCTTAGAGGGCAAGGAAGGTCCTAGCGTAAGAGATGCTCCTTCGGCGGCTGGGAAAGCCAGGAAACGCCAGCAACGGCCATTTGATTTTAGCGCCTACGGCCGCAGGCACGTGGCACTGAAGATCGCCTACCTGGGCTGGGGATACCAAGGTTTTGCCAGCCAGGAGAACACCAGCAACACTATTGAAGAGAAACTGTTTGAAGCGTTAAAGAAGACGCGGCTGGTAGATGACAGACAGACCTCCAACTATCATCGCTGTGGGCGGACGGACAAAGGAGTCAGTGCCTTTGGACAG GTGATTTCCCTAGATCTCCGCTCAAACCTGTCAGAGGGCAAGAAACTAAATGGTCACCAGGGTGACTTGGAAGGCAAAGGCAGTAACTGTGAGGATGAGCTCCGCTACACCCATATTCTAAACAGGGTGCTCCCACCTGACATACGTGTGTTAGCCTGGGCCCCTGTAGAGCCTGACTTCAGCGCTAGATTCAGCTGTCTCAAGAGGACCTATCGCTACTTCTTCCCTTGTGCAGATCTGGATGTGGCCCTCATGCATGCTGCCGCTCAGAGATACGTGGGGACCCACGATTTCCGTAACTTGTGCAAAATGGACGTAGCCAATGGCGTAATCAACTTCCAAAGAACTATTCTTAGCGCACAAGTGACGTGGGTGGATAGGGGAGCAGAAACTGGGCTGCAGGACCCTTTCCGACTGTGCCAGTTTGAAGTGACAGGACTGGCGTTCCTGTATCACCAAGTCCGCTGTATGATGGCAATCCTCTTCCTCATTGGACAGAGGATGGAGAACCCAGAAATTATTGATGAGCTTCTGGATGTAGCGAAGAACCCCCGAAAACCACAGTACAG CATGGCAGTAGAGTTTCCCCTGGTTCTGTATGACTGTGAGTTTGAGAACATTCAGTGGCTCTATGACCGAGAAGTGCAGGAGTTCAATGTTACGCACCTACAGCAGCTTTGGGCCAACCACGCGGTCAAAACTCAAGTGTTACGTGACATGTTACGAGGCCTAGATGCTGCTCCTGTGGCTACTGAAAAAG GCCCAGGAAACCTCAGTACTGTCCTCTGGGGAGATATGAAACCTCCAGTCCATAATCAGGTCAGCAGCTTTGTTGAAGGAGTCAAAGCTCGCACTTACAAGCCTTTACTGGACCGCCCCAAGTGCGAGGGCTTGGAGTCCCGCATCCATCACTTTGTGCAGAGGGGACGCATCGAAATGCCACAGGGCAGGGAAAGAGAGACCGGAGCGGACCCAGAGCCTAAGAGAAGCCACGGCGATGCCACAGAGAACGGCGATAGCACTGAGCAAGCTCCCAAGCGGGTCTGCGTAGACACCGAGTGA
- the DDX25 gene encoding ATP-dependent RNA helicase DDX25 isoform X3, giving the protein MGFNRPSKIQETALPMMLAHPPQNLIAQSQSGTGKTAAFVLAMLSRVNAAERYPQCLCLAPTFELALQIGRVIEKMGQFCVSIKVTYAIQGNRVPHGTMLEEQIVIGTPGTVLDWCFKRRVLNLKKISVFVLDEADIMIDTQGFSSQSIRIQRVLPKDCQMLLFSATFKKTVWKFATQIISNPIVIKLRQEELTLSTIRQYYFVCENRVEKYRALCNIYGSITIGQAIIFCQTRKIAEWLSLEMTEDGHQVAMLTAELTVEQRANVIQRFRDGKEKVLITTNVCARGIDVKQVTIVVNFNLPANLKKQPDFETYLHRIGRTGRFGKKGIAFNMVESRNLYLLRMIEEHFQTEIKRLDPDDMDELEKIDE; this is encoded by the exons ATGGGCTTCAACAGACCGTCCAAAATCCAGGAGACGGCTCTGCCGATGATGCTGGCGCATCC GCCCCAAAACCTGATTGCGCAGAGCCAGTCGGGGACGGGGAAAACTGCAGCTTTCGTCTTGGCCATGTTGAGCAGAGTTAACGCTGCCGAGAGATACCCGCAG TGCCTCTGCTTGGCTCCAACCTTCGAGCTGGCCCTGCAGATTGGGCGCGTGATTGAGAAGATGGGGCAGTTTTGTGTTAGCATCAAAGTTACGTACGCCATCCAAGGAAACAGAG TTCCTCATGGCACCATGCTGGAGGAGCAGATTGTCATCGGGACGCCCGGCACGGTGCTGGACTGGTGTTTCAAACGCAGAGTGCTCAACCTGAAGAAGATCAGCGTGTTTGTGCTGGATGAAGCCGACATAATGATCGACACTCAGGGCTTCTCAAGCCAAAGCATTCGCATTCAGAG GGTTTTACCCAAGGACTGCCAGATGCTGCTTTTCTCCGCAACCTTCAAGAAGACAGTGTGGAAGTTTGCGACGCAGATCATCAGCAACCCCATCGTAATAAAGCTCCGTCAGGAAGAGCTCACCCTGAGCACGATCAGGCAGTACTACTTCGTGTGCGAGAACAGAGTGGAGAAGTACAGAGCCCTGTGCAACATCTACGGCAGCATCACCATCGGCCAGGCTATAATCTTCTGCCAG ACGCGGAAGATCGCGGAGTGGCTGTCGCTGGAGATGACCGAGGACGGACACCAGGTAGCCATGCTGACGGCCGAGCTGACAGTTGAGCAGCGGGCCAACGTGATCCAGAGGTTTCGCGATGGGAAGGAAAAGGTCCTCATCACCACCAACGTCTGCGCTAGAG GGATTGACGTGAAACAAGTCACCATAGTGGTGAACTTCAACCTCCCCGCCAACCTGAAGAAACAGCCCGATTTCGAGACCTACCTGCACCGCATCGGGCGAACGGGCCGCTTTGGGAAAAAGGGCATAGCCTTCAACATGGTCGAAAGCCGCAACTTGTACCTCTTGCGCATGATAGAGGAGCATTTCC agaCCGAGATCAAGAGGCTGGACCCGGATGACATGGACGAGCTCGAGAAGATTGACGAGTGA
- the DDX25 gene encoding ATP-dependent RNA helicase DDX25 isoform X2 has translation MGSAAGGAQGLAPRRGYGSDEEEEEGDRVDLAESSLLNKLIRTSLVESSHHVEILQQDPTSPLFSVKTFEELPLKNELLRGIYNMGFNRPSKIQETALPMMLAHPPQNLIAQSQSGTGKTAAFVLAMLSRVNAAERYPQCLCLAPTFELALQIGRVIEKMGQFCVSIKVTYAIQGNRVPHGTMLEEQIVIGTPGTVLDWCFKRRVLNLKKISVFVLDEADIMIDTQGFSSQSIRIQRVLPKDCQMLLFSATFKKTVWKFATQIISNPIVIKLRQEELTLSTIRQYYFVCENRVEKYRALCNIYGSITIGQAIIFCQTRKIAEWLSLEMTEDGHQVAMLTAELTVEQRANVIQRFRDGKEKVLITTNVCARGIDVKQVTIVVNFNLPANLKKQPDFETYLHRIGRTGRFGKKGIAFNMVESRNLYLLRMIEEHFQTEIKRLDPDDMDELEKIDE, from the exons ATgggctcggcggcggggggcgcgcagGGCCTGGCGCCGCGG CGAGGCTACGGGAGCgacgaagaggaggaggaaggagacagag TGGACTTAGCTGAAAGCTCCCTCTTGAACAAGCTCATCCGCACGTCCCTCGTGGAGTCCAGCCATCACGTCGAGATCCTGCAGCAGGACCCCACCTCACCGCTGTTTTCCGTCAAAACCTTCGAAGAGCTGCCCCT gaaaaacgAGCTCTTACGAGGGATTTACAACATGGGCTTCAACAGACCGTCCAAAATCCAGGAGACGGCTCTGCCGATGATGCTGGCGCATCC GCCCCAAAACCTGATTGCGCAGAGCCAGTCGGGGACGGGGAAAACTGCAGCTTTCGTCTTGGCCATGTTGAGCAGAGTTAACGCTGCCGAGAGATACCCGCAG TGCCTCTGCTTGGCTCCAACCTTCGAGCTGGCCCTGCAGATTGGGCGCGTGATTGAGAAGATGGGGCAGTTTTGTGTTAGCATCAAAGTTACGTACGCCATCCAAGGAAACAGAG TTCCTCATGGCACCATGCTGGAGGAGCAGATTGTCATCGGGACGCCCGGCACGGTGCTGGACTGGTGTTTCAAACGCAGAGTGCTCAACCTGAAGAAGATCAGCGTGTTTGTGCTGGATGAAGCCGACATAATGATCGACACTCAGGGCTTCTCAAGCCAAAGCATTCGCATTCAGAG GGTTTTACCCAAGGACTGCCAGATGCTGCTTTTCTCCGCAACCTTCAAGAAGACAGTGTGGAAGTTTGCGACGCAGATCATCAGCAACCCCATCGTAATAAAGCTCCGTCAGGAAGAGCTCACCCTGAGCACGATCAGGCAGTACTACTTCGTGTGCGAGAACAGAGTGGAGAAGTACAGAGCCCTGTGCAACATCTACGGCAGCATCACCATCGGCCAGGCTATAATCTTCTGCCAG ACGCGGAAGATCGCGGAGTGGCTGTCGCTGGAGATGACCGAGGACGGACACCAGGTAGCCATGCTGACGGCCGAGCTGACAGTTGAGCAGCGGGCCAACGTGATCCAGAGGTTTCGCGATGGGAAGGAAAAGGTCCTCATCACCACCAACGTCTGCGCTAGAG GGATTGACGTGAAACAAGTCACCATAGTGGTGAACTTCAACCTCCCCGCCAACCTGAAGAAACAGCCCGATTTCGAGACCTACCTGCACCGCATCGGGCGAACGGGCCGCTTTGGGAAAAAGGGCATAGCCTTCAACATGGTCGAAAGCCGCAACTTGTACCTCTTGCGCATGATAGAGGAGCATTTCC agaCCGAGATCAAGAGGCTGGACCCGGATGACATGGACGAGCTCGAGAAGATTGACGAGTGA
- the HYLS1 gene encoding centriolar and ciliogenesis-associated protein HYLS1 isoform X2: MEEMMGPDRYRWAALNDEERLAGAAALALSQLYAEQGDGDSRRGAWALPQYDPYSKASVASGVRPTLPMLLRHKQAEPCVPSSGTSRGTRRLVMKRKVLRRRPDGGVEISDESVASEPETSVESDPEVWNLQQKLLHLSTHLEDSISEGEIESNSSFLDEPSPELFRHRQTPPFLLRDFQSQSSPSSQQDTSAVGQPKSFIPPRLEQLGRNRGKTDRVAKYFEYKRDWEMFRIPGEDQRKELRWGIREQMLYKPDLPSKPQHFYVPNSYIVPTEKKRAALRWEVRCDLANGLIPRKSSSS, from the coding sequence ATGGAGGAAATGATGGGACCTGACAGGTATAGATGGGCCGCCCTGAACGACGAAGAGCGGCTAGCAGGAGCGGCTGCTTTGGCTCTTAGCCAACTGTACGCAGAGCAAGGAGATGGCGATAGCCGAAGAGGAGCCTGGGCGCTTCCCCAGTACGATCCCTACAGCAAGGCCTCGGTGGCTTCCGGGGTCCGGCCCACTCTTCCTATGCTGTTACGGCACAAGCAGGCCGAGCCCTGTGTGCCATCCTCTGGGACGTCGAGAGGGACCAGGAGGCTAGTAATGAAAAGGAAAGTGCTGAGGCGGAGACCTGACGGAGGAGTAGAGATCTCTGACGAGTCGGTCGCCAGCGAACCAGAGACCAGTGTCGAGAGCGACCCCGAGGTCTGGAACCTGCAGCAGAAACTGCTTCACCTCAGCACCCATCTGGAAGACAGCATCTCCGAGGGGGAAATCGAGTCAAACAGCAGTTTCCTCGACGAGCCTTCCCCGGAACTTTTTCGCCACCGGCAGACTCCCCCCTTTCTTCTTAGGGACTTCCAGAGCCAGAGCTCTCCCTCTTCCCAGCAGGACACGTCTGCGGTGGGACAGCCAAAGTCTTTCATCCCTCCAAGGTTAGAGCAACTGGGCCGTAACCGTGGGAAAACTGACCGCGTAGCCAAGTATTTTGAATACAAGCGAGACTGGGAGATGTTCCGAATACCAGGGGAGGATCAGCGGAAGGAACTGCGCTGGGGCATTCGGGAACAGATGCTCTACAAGCCTGACCTCCCAAGCAAGCCTCAGCACTTCTACGTCCCCAACAGTTACATAGTGCCTACTGAGAAAAAGAGAGCTGCCTTGCGCTGGGAGGTGCGCTGCGACCTGGCAAACGGTCTCATACCCAGAAAAAGCTCTTCTTCATAG
- the PUS3 gene encoding tRNA pseudouridine(38/39) synthase isoform X1, whose amino-acid sequence MADETVVADQERLLKRVQDLEEEVKRLQEKLLEGKEGPSVRDAPSAAGKARKRQQRPFDFSAYGRRHVALKIAYLGWGYQGFASQENTSNTIEEKLFEALKKTRLVDDRQTSNYHRCGRTDKGVSAFGQVISLDLRSNLSEGKKLNGHQGDLEGKGSNCEDELRYTHILNRVLPPDIRVLAWAPVEPDFSARFSCLKRTYRYFFPCADLDVALMHAAAQRYVGTHDFRNLCKMDVANGVINFQRTILSAQVTWVDRGAETGLQDPFRLCQFEVTGLAFLYHQVRCMMAILFLIGQRMENPEIIDELLDVAKNPRKPQYSMAVEFPLVLYDCEFENIQWLYDREVQEFNVTHLQQLWANHAVKTQVLRDMLRGLDAAPVATEKVTGPGNLSTVLWGDMKPPVHNQVSSFVEGVKARTYKPLLDRPKCEGLESRIHHFVQRGRIEMPQGRERETGADPEPKRSHGDATENGDSTEQAPKRVCVDTE is encoded by the exons ATGGCAGACGAGACTGTGGTTGCTGATCAAGAAAGACTCCTGAAGAGGGTGCAGGACCTGGAAGAGGAAGTGAAGAGACTGCAGGAGAAACTCTTAGAGGGCAAGGAAGGTCCTAGCGTAAGAGATGCTCCTTCGGCGGCTGGGAAAGCCAGGAAACGCCAGCAACGGCCATTTGATTTTAGCGCCTACGGCCGCAGGCACGTGGCACTGAAGATCGCCTACCTGGGCTGGGGATACCAAGGTTTTGCCAGCCAGGAGAACACCAGCAACACTATTGAAGAGAAACTGTTTGAAGCGTTAAAGAAGACGCGGCTGGTAGATGACAGACAGACCTCCAACTATCATCGCTGTGGGCGGACGGACAAAGGAGTCAGTGCCTTTGGACAG GTGATTTCCCTAGATCTCCGCTCAAACCTGTCAGAGGGCAAGAAACTAAATGGTCACCAGGGTGACTTGGAAGGCAAAGGCAGTAACTGTGAGGATGAGCTCCGCTACACCCATATTCTAAACAGGGTGCTCCCACCTGACATACGTGTGTTAGCCTGGGCCCCTGTAGAGCCTGACTTCAGCGCTAGATTCAGCTGTCTCAAGAGGACCTATCGCTACTTCTTCCCTTGTGCAGATCTGGATGTGGCCCTCATGCATGCTGCCGCTCAGAGATACGTGGGGACCCACGATTTCCGTAACTTGTGCAAAATGGACGTAGCCAATGGCGTAATCAACTTCCAAAGAACTATTCTTAGCGCACAAGTGACGTGGGTGGATAGGGGAGCAGAAACTGGGCTGCAGGACCCTTTCCGACTGTGCCAGTTTGAAGTGACAGGACTGGCGTTCCTGTATCACCAAGTCCGCTGTATGATGGCAATCCTCTTCCTCATTGGACAGAGGATGGAGAACCCAGAAATTATTGATGAGCTTCTGGATGTAGCGAAGAACCCCCGAAAACCACAGTACAG CATGGCAGTAGAGTTTCCCCTGGTTCTGTATGACTGTGAGTTTGAGAACATTCAGTGGCTCTATGACCGAGAAGTGCAGGAGTTCAATGTTACGCACCTACAGCAGCTTTGGGCCAACCACGCGGTCAAAACTCAAGTGTTACGTGACATGTTACGAGGCCTAGATGCTGCTCCTGTGGCTACTGAAAAAG TTACAGGCCCAGGAAACCTCAGTACTGTCCTCTGGGGAGATATGAAACCTCCAGTCCATAATCAGGTCAGCAGCTTTGTTGAAGGAGTCAAAGCTCGCACTTACAAGCCTTTACTGGACCGCCCCAAGTGCGAGGGCTTGGAGTCCCGCATCCATCACTTTGTGCAGAGGGGACGCATCGAAATGCCACAGGGCAGGGAAAGAGAGACCGGAGCGGACCCAGAGCCTAAGAGAAGCCACGGCGATGCCACAGAGAACGGCGATAGCACTGAGCAAGCTCCCAAGCGGGTCTGCGTAGACACCGAGTGA